From a single Nostoc sp. MS1 genomic region:
- a CDS encoding DUF3146 family protein produces MSAKRLPETTAHVKITRQSWQHGFLEGEVSAGDFEWHFQWNFRRGELLVKPSQGRALIKEPLGRFLEQQDYQLEPGGDYAFKIRAQL; encoded by the coding sequence GTGAGTGCTAAACGTTTGCCAGAAACCACAGCCCATGTCAAAATTACCCGCCAATCTTGGCAACACGGCTTCTTAGAAGGTGAAGTGAGTGCTGGCGATTTTGAATGGCATTTTCAATGGAATTTCCGTCGAGGAGAACTTTTAGTTAAGCCATCTCAAGGCCGGGCTTTAATTAAAGAACCCCTCGGTCGCTTCTTGGAACAGCAAGATTATCAGCTAGAACCAGGAGGAGACTATGCTTTTAAGATTCGCGCACAGTTATAA
- a CDS encoding glycerophosphodiester phosphodiesterase yields MTNLIIIGHRGASGYRPEHTLAAYELAIKMGADYIEPDLVSTKDGVLVARHENALAIFNPDSTLNTTDTSTDVYLRPEFGDRKTTKVIDGRSITGWFTEDFTLAELKTLRAIERIPTIRPQNTEYNGLFEIPTFQEIINLAKQQSSSLGRTIGIYPETKHPTYFDSIGLPMEQRLVEILDTNGYVDEAAPVFIQSFEVSNLQKLNQLTDVCLVQLINNNGQPYDFQVNGDVRQYSDLIRTKGLAEISTYANGIGVHKNLVIPRDRQSKLLTPTTLVNDAHEAGLVVHTWTFRNEDVFLPKNLQGKPQEEYKIFYQLGVDGVFSDNPDTAFTMRSS; encoded by the coding sequence ATGACTAACCTTATTATTATTGGACACCGGGGCGCTAGCGGTTATCGCCCAGAACATACTTTAGCTGCATATGAACTAGCTATTAAGATGGGGGCTGATTATATCGAACCTGATTTAGTTTCTACTAAGGATGGTGTTTTAGTTGCGCGTCACGAAAACGCTTTAGCAATTTTTAACCCTGATAGTACGCTTAATACTACTGATACTAGTACAGATGTTTATTTACGTCCAGAGTTTGGCGATCGCAAAACTACTAAAGTCATAGATGGACGTTCTATTACAGGCTGGTTTACAGAGGATTTTACCCTAGCAGAGTTAAAAACTCTCCGCGCCATAGAAAGGATTCCTACTATTCGTCCTCAGAACACTGAATATAATGGGTTATTTGAAATTCCCACTTTTCAAGAAATCATTAATTTAGCCAAGCAGCAAAGTTCTTCACTTGGACGGACTATTGGTATTTATCCAGAAACAAAGCATCCAACTTATTTCGATTCTATTGGTTTACCAATGGAACAGAGGTTAGTAGAGATTCTTGATACTAATGGATATGTTGATGAAGCAGCCCCAGTTTTTATTCAATCATTTGAAGTTAGTAACTTGCAAAAGCTCAATCAATTAACTGATGTCTGTTTAGTGCAATTAATTAACAATAATGGACAACCTTATGATTTTCAAGTTAATGGAGATGTTCGCCAATATAGCGACTTGATTAGAACTAAAGGTTTAGCAGAGATTTCTACTTATGCCAATGGAATTGGTGTTCATAAAAACTTAGTTATTCCAAGAGATAGGCAAAGTAAACTATTAACGCCTACCACTTTAGTTAATGATGCTCATGAGGCTGGGTTAGTAGTTCATACTTGGACGTTTCGTAATGAAGATGTTTTCTTGCCTAAAAATTTGCAAGGTAAGCCACAAGAGGAATATAAAATATTTTATCAACTGGGTGTTGATGGTGTATTTAGTGATAACCCAGATACAGCTTTTACGATGCGTTCTAGCTGA
- a CDS encoding ATP-grasp domain-containing protein, whose product MKAYIQKNSEGEFATVNFFAAYDSFKKMGWEIVPFTKGESFLDLEPDNVVVGYVDAVHAALKRLNIPCPTEINYPVELHEFLVRRIWKSKINYIASHPEEWNIFVKPAYASKKFTGRLIRSTKDLISCGDEFENTEVWCSEPVNFLAEWRCFVRYGEILDVRIYKGDWRASFDYKVIEKAVKSYQSAPNGYAIDFGCTDKGETLLVEVNDGYALGSYGLFPLDYAKLLSARWAEITGSEDYCNF is encoded by the coding sequence ATGAAAGCTTATATACAAAAAAACTCTGAAGGTGAATTTGCTACTGTTAATTTTTTTGCTGCTTATGATAGTTTTAAAAAAATGGGTTGGGAAATTGTTCCTTTTACTAAAGGGGAATCTTTTCTAGATTTAGAACCAGATAATGTAGTAGTAGGATATGTTGATGCTGTTCATGCAGCCCTTAAAAGATTAAACATTCCTTGTCCAACCGAAATTAACTATCCAGTAGAGTTACATGAATTTTTAGTTAGAAGAATCTGGAAATCAAAAATCAATTATATTGCTAGTCATCCAGAAGAATGGAATATTTTTGTCAAGCCTGCTTATGCTTCTAAAAAGTTTACAGGTAGATTGATACGAAGCACTAAAGATTTAATCAGTTGTGGCGATGAGTTTGAGAATACTGAAGTTTGGTGTTCTGAACCTGTAAATTTCCTGGCAGAGTGGCGGTGTTTTGTTAGATATGGCGAAATCCTTGATGTAAGAATCTATAAAGGAGATTGGAGAGCAAGTTTTGATTACAAAGTTATTGAAAAAGCGGTGAAATCTTATCAATCTGCTCCTAATGGATATGCTATTGATTTTGGTTGTACTGATAAAGGAGAAACATTATTGGTTGAGGTAAATGATGGATATGCTTTAGGTTCTTACGGGCTATTTCCTTTAGATTATGCCAAGCTGTTATCAGCAAGATGGGCAGAAATTACAGGTTCTGAAGACTATTGTAATTTCTAA
- a CDS encoding DUF6174 domain-containing protein yields MTAPTMSQPAVAKPQLVALSNLSTRQLYFNRNLWNKQNISNYRYTLSNSCFCIPEARGPVIIEVRNGQTTSITSVATGQPVNSEYFQNYNTIPKLFNLIQDAIARQASSLTVNYDTRRGYPTQINIDYSAQIADEELFLKIENFQVIQ; encoded by the coding sequence ATGACTGCTCCAACCATGTCTCAGCCTGCTGTAGCTAAACCACAATTAGTTGCTCTTAGTAACCTGAGTACGCGACAATTATATTTTAATCGCAACTTGTGGAACAAGCAAAATATTTCCAACTACCGCTATACCTTGAGTAACAGTTGTTTTTGTATACCTGAAGCTAGAGGCCCAGTGATCATTGAAGTTCGCAATGGTCAAACAACTTCCATTACCTCTGTTGCTACTGGTCAACCAGTTAACTCAGAATATTTTCAAAACTACAATACAATCCCTAAACTCTTCAATCTAATTCAAGATGCGATCGCACGTCAAGCATCTAGTCTAACAGTCAATTACGATACTAGACGGGGTTATCCCACGCAAATTAATATTGATTACAGCGCTCAAATAGCCGATGAAGAATTATTTCTCAAAATTGAGAATTTTCAAGTAATTCAATAA
- a CDS encoding bifunctional sterol desaturase/short chain dehydrogenase has protein sequence MIQILAESLTDIWAKLKIDGMLINTCWQFAIWGFFSLLLAEILRDSYHALCHQVNWLSKWHNKHHAAYRRDLSIVSLKAYQESQLYHDILESSLLVIVLTVTALLVQQAGLWLGVFYACTFLFGASLRYYQGTIETDYNHLPGPLEAIPSVWWVNRTYHWRHHFDDVDAYYSGVFSLVDKVLGTALSLKGKTVAITGASGALGQALTEQLLEHNAKVVALTTNPDKLPTDGSIKIIPWELGSEAELKAALEKVDILIINHGINVYDKRTPQAINSSYEVNTFSALRLMDVFLTTVTGPQAKATKEIWVNTSEAEVSPALSPLYELSKRALGDIVTLKRLDDDCVIRKLILGPFKSQLNPYGVMSAQQVARMVLFLARRDFRNIIVTINPLTCILFPLKETSTWLYYKIFSKTTEK, from the coding sequence ATGATACAGATATTGGCTGAAAGCTTAACCGATATTTGGGCTAAGTTAAAAATTGATGGGATGCTGATTAATACCTGCTGGCAGTTTGCTATCTGGGGCTTTTTTTCCCTACTGCTGGCGGAGATACTCAGAGATAGCTACCATGCCTTGTGCCACCAAGTCAACTGGCTGAGTAAATGGCACAACAAGCATCATGCAGCATATCGGCGGGATTTGTCGATAGTTTCACTGAAAGCTTATCAAGAATCTCAACTCTATCACGACATTTTAGAATCAAGTCTACTAGTAATTGTCCTAACGGTAACAGCTTTACTCGTCCAGCAAGCTGGGTTATGGTTGGGAGTCTTTTACGCTTGTACGTTCTTGTTTGGTGCATCCCTACGATATTACCAAGGCACAATCGAAACAGACTATAATCACTTACCAGGGCCTTTAGAGGCAATTCCTTCTGTTTGGTGGGTAAATCGCACTTACCATTGGCGACACCATTTCGATGATGTTGATGCTTACTATAGCGGTGTATTTTCTCTAGTGGATAAAGTATTGGGAACAGCACTCTCACTCAAAGGTAAAACTGTTGCTATTACTGGTGCATCAGGTGCTTTAGGACAAGCCTTAACAGAGCAATTACTTGAGCATAATGCCAAGGTTGTAGCGTTAACCACTAATCCCGATAAACTACCAACAGATGGCAGCATTAAAATTATTCCTTGGGAACTAGGTAGTGAAGCTGAACTCAAAGCTGCTTTAGAAAAAGTAGATATTCTAATAATCAACCACGGAATTAATGTGTATGACAAACGCACACCACAAGCAATTAACTCTTCCTATGAAGTAAATACTTTTTCTGCATTGCGACTCATGGATGTATTTTTAACAACTGTAACTGGGCCGCAAGCAAAAGCAACTAAAGAAATTTGGGTAAATACGTCTGAGGCGGAAGTATCTCCGGCGTTGAGTCCACTTTATGAACTCAGCAAACGTGCATTAGGAGATATTGTTACTCTCAAACGCTTAGATGATGATTGTGTAATTCGTAAATTAATTCTCGGCCCCTTCAAAAGTCAACTTAATCCTTACGGAGTAATGTCAGCACAACAAGTAGCGCGGATGGTTTTGTTTCTAGCTCGTCGAGACTTCCGCAATATTATTGTGACAATTAATCCTCTTACTTGTATTTTATTTCCACTGAAAGAAACAAGTACTTGGTTGTATTACAAAATTTTTAGCAAGACAACTGAAAAATAA
- the bchM gene encoding magnesium protoporphyrin IX methyltransferase yields MNAADDKTIVREYFNSTGFDRWKRIYGDGEVNKVQLDIRNGHQQTVDTVIGWLKDDGNLAELSICDAGCGVGSLSIPLATEGAKVYASDISEKMVEEGKQRALQTLGNADNPTFAVQDLESLSGSYHSVICLDVLIHYPQEKADEMISHLCSLSQSRIILSFAPKTCALTLLKKIGSFFPGPSKTTRAYLHREADVIKILESNGFAIQRKAFTKTRFYFSRILEATRA; encoded by the coding sequence ATGAACGCAGCCGACGATAAAACCATTGTTCGTGAGTATTTCAATTCCACGGGGTTTGACCGATGGAAACGCATTTATGGCGATGGCGAAGTCAACAAAGTCCAACTCGATATCCGCAATGGCCACCAGCAAACTGTGGATACTGTCATCGGCTGGCTAAAAGATGATGGCAATTTAGCAGAGTTATCAATTTGTGACGCTGGCTGTGGTGTGGGTAGTCTCAGCATTCCCTTAGCCACAGAAGGCGCTAAAGTCTATGCCAGCGACATTTCTGAGAAAATGGTAGAGGAAGGTAAGCAAAGAGCCTTACAGACCTTGGGAAATGCCGATAATCCCACTTTTGCGGTGCAAGACTTGGAATCTTTGAGTGGTAGTTATCATTCTGTCATTTGCTTGGATGTGTTGATTCACTACCCCCAAGAAAAAGCCGATGAAATGATTTCTCATCTTTGTTCATTATCACAGTCGCGGATTATTCTCAGTTTTGCACCTAAAACCTGTGCCTTAACTTTGCTTAAAAAAATTGGCAGTTTCTTTCCTGGCCCAAGTAAAACCACCCGCGCTTATCTACATCGTGAAGCTGATGTGATCAAAATTTTAGAAAGCAATGGCTTTGCTATTCAAAGAAAGGCGTTTACTAAAACTCGCTTCTACTTCTCCCGCATATTAGAAGCTACAAGGGCTTAA
- the shc gene encoding squalene--hopene cyclase has product MQTQDRVQVNPIAEAIAASQKYLLSLQNPAGYWWAELESNVTITSEAVLLHKIWGTDKTRPLHKVETYLRSQQRQHGGWELFYGDGGEISTSVEAYMALKLLGVPATDPAMIRAREFIIQRGGISKTRIFTKFHLALIGCYNWRGLPSLPAWVMLLPKEFPVNIYEMSSWARSSTVPLLIVFDQKPVYQVNPAINLDELYAEGVENVRYELSRSGDWTDIFLTLDEGFKLAESFNFIPFREEGIKAAEKWIIERQEATGDWGGIIPAMLNSMLALRTLGYHTSDPIVERGLQAIDNFAIETEDSYVVQPCVSPVWDTAWVIRAFIDSGLSPDHPAIVKAGEWLLQKQILDYGDWTVKNPQGKPGAWAFEFDNRFYPDVDDTAVVVMALHAAKLPNEQLKQKACDRALQWVASMQCKPGGWAAFDIDNDQDWLNAIPYGDLKAMIDPNTADVTARVIEMLGACNLTIDSHNLERALTYLLNEQEVEGCWFGRWGVNYIYGTSGVLSALALINPQKYQRQIERGANWLVSCQNADGGWGETCFSYNDPSLKGKGDSTASQTAWAIIGLIAAGEATGKFARDAIERGVNYLVSTQQPDGSWFEAYFTGTGFPCHFYLKYHYYQQYFPLIALGRYQAISS; this is encoded by the coding sequence ATGCAAACACAAGACAGGGTACAAGTCAATCCCATTGCCGAAGCGATCGCAGCTAGTCAAAAATATCTGCTATCGTTACAAAATCCGGCAGGCTACTGGTGGGCGGAGTTGGAGTCGAATGTCACCATTACATCTGAGGCGGTCTTACTTCATAAAATTTGGGGAACAGATAAAACTAGACCCTTACATAAAGTAGAAACCTACTTGCGATCGCAGCAACGGCAACATGGAGGCTGGGAATTATTCTACGGGGACGGGGGAGAAATCAGCACATCGGTTGAGGCATATATGGCGCTGAAACTGCTGGGTGTACCTGCAACCGACCCAGCAATGATACGGGCGCGAGAGTTTATTATCCAACGTGGTGGTATCAGCAAAACCCGCATCTTTACCAAATTTCACCTTGCACTCATCGGCTGCTACAACTGGCGTGGTCTTCCTTCCTTACCAGCTTGGGTGATGCTGTTACCCAAGGAGTTCCCAGTTAATATTTATGAGATGTCCAGTTGGGCGCGTTCTAGCACTGTGCCACTGTTGATTGTCTTTGATCAGAAACCTGTCTATCAAGTTAACCCAGCCATTAACCTTGATGAGTTATACGCGGAAGGTGTAGAGAATGTCCGCTATGAGTTATCCCGAAGTGGCGACTGGACAGATATATTCCTCACCCTTGACGAAGGCTTTAAGTTAGCAGAAAGCTTCAACTTTATCCCTTTCCGCGAAGAAGGCATCAAAGCCGCCGAAAAATGGATTATCGAACGCCAAGAAGCCACAGGCGACTGGGGGGGAATCATTCCCGCCATGTTAAATTCGATGTTGGCTTTACGCACTCTGGGTTATCACACCAGCGATCCCATTGTGGAACGGGGTTTACAAGCCATTGATAACTTCGCTATTGAAACAGAAGATTCCTATGTAGTCCAGCCTTGTGTGTCGCCTGTGTGGGATACAGCTTGGGTAATAAGGGCGTTTATTGACTCTGGGTTGTCACCAGACCATCCCGCTATTGTTAAGGCGGGGGAATGGCTATTACAAAAGCAAATCCTCGATTATGGTGATTGGACAGTCAAAAATCCCCAAGGTAAACCAGGGGCTTGGGCTTTTGAATTTGATAACCGCTTTTACCCTGATGTAGATGATACGGCTGTAGTAGTCATGGCACTACATGCCGCCAAACTACCTAATGAACAATTAAAACAGAAAGCTTGCGATCGCGCTCTGCAATGGGTAGCCTCAATGCAATGCAAACCCGGTGGTTGGGCTGCCTTTGATATTGACAACGATCAAGATTGGCTCAATGCTATCCCCTATGGCGACTTAAAAGCCATGATTGACCCCAACACCGCAGATGTTACCGCCAGAGTGATAGAAATGCTTGGCGCTTGTAACTTAACCATAGATTCCCATAACCTAGAACGGGCGTTGACATACCTGTTAAATGAACAGGAAGTCGAGGGCTGTTGGTTTGGGCGCTGGGGCGTAAATTACATCTATGGTACTAGCGGCGTTCTCTCTGCCCTAGCCTTAATTAATCCCCAAAAGTATCAACGTCAGATTGAACGCGGGGCTAATTGGTTAGTTAGTTGTCAAAATGCTGATGGTGGTTGGGGTGAAACTTGCTTTAGTTATAACGACCCCAGTCTGAAAGGTAAGGGTGATAGTACAGCATCACAAACAGCTTGGGCAATAATTGGGTTGATAGCTGCGGGTGAAGCTACAGGCAAATTTGCCCGTGATGCTATTGAACGCGGTGTTAACTATCTTGTCTCAACTCAACAGCCTGACGGTAGCTGGTTTGAGGCATACTTTACTGGAACTGGTTTCCCCTGCCACTTTTATCTCAAGTATCACTATTATCAACAATACTTTCCTTTAATTGCCCTTGGTAGGTATCAAGCAATAAGTTCGTAG
- a CDS encoding glycosyltransferase, which translates to MGAFFLGLMLLSLVIWLGLLSLRGQFWRSDQKLEVEEIQLKSLPKICAVVPARDEADVIPVSLRSLLLQDYPGDFHIFLVDDQSTDGTAAFAEGVAHAVDKAQQLHIVLGESLPPGWSGKLWAVEQGIRNAKTLAPDYFFLTDADIQHDVSNLRRLVAKAVQEDLDLASVMVKLRCESFWEKFLIPAFVFFFQKLYPFRWVNNPKNKTAAAAGGCILIRASALEQIGGIQVIRQTLIDDCTLAQVIKGTDNNSKLKTSPPSPPTPSRKIWLGLSSSTHSLRQYQSLQTIWDMVARTAYTQLDYSPWLLLGTVAAMTLIYLLPPVGTIIGALMGNLGIALTGLATWLLMSLAYFPTIRFYKLSPLLAFSLPAIAFLYTLMTIDSALRHWQGRGGAWKGRVYPG; encoded by the coding sequence ATGGGTGCATTTTTTTTAGGGTTAATGCTTTTATCGTTGGTTATTTGGTTGGGATTGTTAAGTTTGCGAGGGCAGTTTTGGCGGTCAGATCAGAAGTTAGAAGTTGAAGAAATTCAGTTAAAATCTTTACCAAAAATTTGTGCAGTAGTGCCAGCGCGTGACGAAGCTGATGTGATACCTGTGAGCTTGCGATCGCTCCTGCTGCAAGATTATCCTGGTGATTTCCACATTTTTTTAGTAGATGATCAAAGTACAGACGGGACAGCAGCTTTTGCCGAAGGTGTAGCCCACGCTGTAGATAAAGCCCAACAATTACATATTGTTCTTGGTGAATCCTTGCCTCCTGGCTGGTCTGGTAAACTTTGGGCAGTTGAACAAGGTATTCGCAACGCTAAGACACTTGCACCTGATTATTTTTTCCTCACTGATGCAGATATTCAACATGATGTTAGTAACCTGCGGCGATTAGTCGCTAAAGCCGTACAGGAAGATTTAGACCTAGCATCAGTAATGGTAAAGCTTAGATGTGAAAGCTTCTGGGAAAAATTTTTAATCCCCGCCTTCGTCTTTTTCTTTCAGAAACTCTACCCCTTTCGCTGGGTAAATAATCCAAAAAACAAAACTGCGGCGGCGGCTGGCGGTTGTATTCTCATTCGCGCATCAGCTTTAGAACAAATTGGCGGTATCCAAGTCATCCGCCAAACCCTAATCGATGATTGTACCCTCGCCCAAGTCATCAAAGGCACAGACAACAATTCAAAATTAAAAACTTCTCCCCCATCTCCCCCTACTCCCTCCCGCAAAATCTGGCTAGGCTTAAGTTCATCAACTCACAGCCTCAGACAATATCAGTCTTTGCAAACAATTTGGGATATGGTGGCGCGGACTGCATACACTCAATTAGATTATTCGCCTTGGTTACTCTTGGGAACTGTCGCGGCGATGACTTTGATTTATCTGCTTCCACCTGTGGGAACCATCATCGGCGCATTGATGGGTAACTTAGGAATAGCGCTTACAGGTTTAGCTACTTGGTTGTTGATGTCCTTGGCTTATTTCCCTACGATTCGTTTTTACAAACTTTCCCCGTTGTTAGCTTTTAGTTTACCTGCGATCGCTTTTCTCTATACCCTCATGACCATTGATTCAGCATTACGTCATTGGCAAGGACGCGGCGGTGCTTGGAAAGGTAGAGTCTATCCAGGGTAA
- a CDS encoding phosphorylase — MTIDTIFVPQGSEYKAVYRGLTQITGQTPKIVQIPVGIEPLTRYLQKWQKQEYFPNNSQSRFLVMGLCGSLTPRYHVGDIVLYESCIYQQKLQECDRLQHDFTDRSFTTELHSKLKTQQPALNLVKSLTSDRVICTASEKQYLGEILGADVVDMEGFAALEFFNSIGVAVAMVRVVSDDCHHDIPDLTAAFNADGSLQPLPLALSLLRQPIAATRLIRGSLRGLKVLEELTKSLCCR, encoded by the coding sequence ATGACTATCGATACGATTTTTGTACCCCAAGGATCTGAATATAAAGCTGTGTATCGTGGTTTGACCCAAATAACTGGGCAAACACCCAAAATTGTCCAGATACCAGTAGGTATAGAGCCATTAACAAGATACCTGCAAAAATGGCAGAAGCAAGAATATTTTCCTAATAACTCCCAATCCAGATTTCTAGTCATGGGTTTATGCGGCAGCTTAACCCCGCGCTATCATGTGGGGGATATTGTTTTGTATGAGAGTTGTATTTATCAGCAAAAACTACAAGAGTGCGATCGCCTACAGCACGATTTCACCGATCGCTCTTTTACCACAGAACTACACTCAAAACTCAAAACTCAGCAGCCAGCACTGAATTTAGTCAAATCATTGACAAGCGATCGCGTTATTTGCACTGCTTCAGAAAAACAATACCTTGGCGAAATCTTAGGGGCTGATGTGGTTGACATGGAAGGATTCGCAGCCCTAGAGTTCTTCAATAGCATCGGTGTAGCAGTAGCTATGGTGCGGGTAGTCAGCGATGACTGTCATCATGATATCCCTGATCTCACAGCAGCATTTAATGCCGATGGTTCGCTACAGCCATTACCTCTAGCCTTGAGTTTGCTACGTCAACCTATAGCCGCAACTCGCCTGATTCGCGGTTCCCTACGAGGATTAAAAGTATTAGAAGAATTAACAAAATCACTATGCTGTAGGTGA
- a CDS encoding peptidoglycan-binding protein, with the protein MKGSLRASITYLEPQNTFGCFRVSKFYWLLMLSLMTTFIGSSAVVAIAPPQKIAQQVVINRPTLRVGSQGERVSELQATLRLLGFYSGAVDGVYNESTANAVSQFKQAAGLTPDGIVDAATWQRLFPNQATGISTASVPTTTPNPPASLVNDFPVPTQSTTTPSVNPKVTTPAPLNNTRTEPRLTTPRQPSNQVVNTRPAPSRVTTPSPRGQTTPQRSSSSPSFGTTPPDQRLSGIQYTTEGWPILRVGMKNSEVTKLQQRLSQLGFLKGGVDGYFGVQTEEALKAAQKRYGIEPDGVAGGATWEALLRRSPTAGRSSSPNTGRSTSSQQR; encoded by the coding sequence ATGAAAGGCAGCTTGAGAGCAAGTATCACTTACTTAGAGCCACAAAATACATTTGGCTGCTTTAGAGTAAGCAAATTTTATTGGCTACTGATGTTATCCTTGATGACTACTTTCATCGGATCTTCGGCTGTAGTAGCAATTGCACCACCACAAAAAATTGCCCAACAAGTTGTTATTAACCGTCCTACACTTAGGGTTGGAAGTCAAGGTGAACGTGTTTCTGAACTGCAAGCAACGCTGAGACTTTTAGGGTTTTATTCAGGTGCGGTAGATGGAGTTTATAACGAAAGTACAGCCAATGCTGTGTCTCAGTTCAAACAAGCGGCTGGCTTGACTCCTGATGGTATTGTGGATGCTGCTACTTGGCAAAGATTATTTCCTAATCAAGCAACGGGTATATCAACGGCTTCTGTACCAACCACAACACCTAATCCGCCAGCCAGCTTAGTAAATGATTTCCCTGTTCCCACTCAGTCCACAACTACTCCGAGTGTTAATCCCAAAGTTACTACTCCCGCTCCACTAAATAACACAAGAACTGAGCCAAGACTGACTACCCCCAGACAGCCTTCCAATCAAGTTGTTAATACTAGACCCGCTCCTTCGCGGGTAACAACTCCCAGTCCCAGAGGACAAACAACCCCACAACGATCATCTTCCAGCCCAAGCTTTGGCACTACACCACCTGATCAACGACTGTCTGGTATACAATACACTACCGAAGGCTGGCCGATTTTGCGTGTGGGGATGAAAAATTCGGAAGTCACCAAATTACAACAAAGATTGAGTCAGCTTGGTTTTTTAAAGGGTGGTGTTGATGGATATTTTGGGGTGCAGACAGAGGAAGCACTCAAAGCTGCTCAAAAACGCTACGGTATAGAACCTGATGGTGTGGCTGGTGGTGCTACTTGGGAAGCACTATTACGGCGTTCGCCAACGGCGGGGCGAAGCTCATCGCCGAATACAGGACGTAGTACATCGTCCCAGCAACGTTAG
- a CDS encoding phage holin family protein gives MKHFLFTWLGTALALLVTAHIVPGFIVKNFIAALVAVLVIGLVNALIRPILSILSFPITLLTFGLFTFVINALTLWLASVITPGSDFKIEGFLAALLGSIVLSIVSSFINYLLRVVE, from the coding sequence ATGAAACACTTTTTATTTACATGGCTCGGCACTGCGTTGGCTTTGCTCGTTACTGCCCATATCGTCCCAGGATTTATTGTTAAAAATTTTATAGCGGCTCTAGTTGCTGTATTAGTGATTGGGTTAGTTAATGCCTTAATTCGACCAATTCTCAGCATTTTGTCCTTTCCTATTACTTTACTAACTTTTGGATTATTTACATTTGTGATTAATGCTTTAACCCTATGGTTAGCAAGTGTGATCACACCTGGTTCTGATTTCAAGATTGAAGGCTTTTTGGCTGCTCTTTTGGGTTCAATTGTTTTATCTATTGTTTCTAGCTTTATTAATTACCTTTTGAGAGTGGTTGAATAA
- a CDS encoding cobalamin biosynthesis protein yields the protein MFGRNLWVGFGCQSGISSHLIAVAINQVWQENKLEQKVIAGIATIDTKALEPGLVEFCSLLKLPLKTFSSELLANVAVPHPSQMIAAKVGTASVAEAAAILAASANEKQPLEVTLLVPKRIFRLPGEPGVVTIAIATEV from the coding sequence GTGTTTGGGAGAAATTTGTGGGTGGGATTTGGTTGTCAATCAGGTATTTCTAGTCACTTAATCGCCGTCGCCATCAACCAAGTTTGGCAAGAAAACAAACTTGAGCAAAAAGTAATTGCAGGGATTGCCACAATCGATACAAAAGCATTAGAACCTGGCTTAGTAGAGTTTTGCAGCTTGCTTAAATTACCCTTAAAAACCTTTAGTAGCGAATTACTGGCTAATGTTGCTGTTCCTCATCCTAGCCAAATGATTGCTGCAAAAGTAGGCACTGCAAGTGTTGCTGAGGCTGCGGCTATACTTGCAGCTTCAGCCAATGAAAAACAGCCGCTAGAAGTAACGTTATTAGTTCCTAAACGAATCTTTCGCTTACCTGGGGAACCAGGAGTAGTAACGATCGCGATCGCTACAGAAGTTTAA